Below is a window of Oligoflexus sp. DNA.
TTTTTTTCCACCAGAGTGAAGCTTGCTTGCGTGAAACCATTTTTATAGGCGTAGCGCACCAGCTCGGAGACCGCGGTCGCGATACGGGTCAGCTCCTGCAGATCATAATGCAGATGCGAAGCGATCTGCCTGGCTCTTTGCCGGGCCTGAACCACATCCTGCTCGTAGCGGATATCCATCGTGAAAATGGGCCAACATAAAGAGCTGATCGTGTCTTTCATCGCGGATGACTCCCCTGCGGCCTTTGTTTGACGGTAAGTACGGTGACATCGTCCCGTCCGCGATTCCAATCACGATAAAGGACTCCGGCCAGAAGCGAGGCTTCCGAAGCCAAAGCCCAGGGATAGGCGCCTGCCACCCACTGGCTTTGAAGGCCATCCGAATGCAGCACGAGTACGGTTTTTTCGGTCCAGGGATAGATCATTTCCCTGGGCTTCCGCATCTCGTGACCGATGATGTCGGGAAAGGACAGAAGACTTTTCGGAAGCCGGTCCGGCTGCATCAGACTTCCGCTGATATTGCCGACACCGATGAAGCGGAGTTCCTGCTGTTTTGGAAGAATGCGGGCGATGCCGATCGCTGCGCCTCGGGTTCCGCGCAGGGCCAGATGTATGGTCTGAATCAAATCATCCAAAGGATCGCCGCCGAATTCCTGCATGATGAGGCAGGCCTTTTGCGCGGCTTCTGCCGCCGGAGGCCCATGACCCAGACCGTCGACCACCATGGCCGTGGCTATGCCCTGTGCCTCATGCACGTGGTAGCCGTCACCCGGGACGCGTTCATGCGGATGCGGAACCATGACCACGCCGCAGTCAAATTCAAGGGGATTCACTG
It encodes the following:
- a CDS encoding ATP-binding SpoIIE family protein phosphatase, coding for MSDPSQVGEARRIAKALASSLLFNETDAGKLALVVTEIGNNIQKHAERGEVLIRSVHDGQGTGVEILGIDHGPGMSNINLCLEDGYSTAGTPGMGLGGIRRLSGLFAIDSKRGQGTCIVSRVYRSHSNYNLSTVNPLEFDCGVVMVPHPHERVPGDGYHVHEAQGIATAMVVDGLGHGPPAAEAAQKACLIMQEFGGDPLDDLIQTIHLALRGTRGAAIGIARILPKQQELRFIGVGNISGSLMQPDRLPKSLLSFPDIIGHEMRKPREMIYPWTEKTVLVLHSDGLQSQWVAGAYPWALASEASLLAGVLYRDWNRGRDDVTVLTVKQRPQGSHPR